A stretch of Malus sylvestris chromosome 11, drMalSylv7.2, whole genome shotgun sequence DNA encodes these proteins:
- the LOC126591372 gene encoding extra-large guanine nucleotide-binding protein 1-like produces MGLFVWTSHFPNSESEDTINTSDQHDSLLRYQLIRVNARGLGENCKWLEMFEDVGMVIFCVSLSDYDQFSADGNGYFNNKMLLARTFFESIVNHPTFEQMDFLLILNKFDLFEDKVEWVPLNQCEWFEDFRPVMSRHRSSSNTSSNNINSSPSLGHLGAHYIAAKFKRLYSSLTGKKLYVSVVKGLQPDSVAATPAWASYLL; encoded by the coding sequence ATGGGCTTATTTGTGTGGACTTCTCATTTCCCAAACTCAGAATCTGAAGATACCATCAATACTAGTGATCAGCATGACTCTTTGCTTAGGTACCAACTTATTAGAGTAAATGCAAGAGGACTTGGAGAAAACTGTAAATGGTTAGAGATGTTTGAAGACGTTGGAATGGTCATATTCTGCGTGTCCTTGAGCGACTACGATCAGTTCTCTGCTGATGGGAATGGGTATTTCAATAACAAGATGTTGCTGGCCAGGACTTTCTTTGAAAGCATTGTTAATCATCCGACCTTTGAACAGATGGACTTCCTCTTGATTCTAAACAAGTTTGATTTATTTGAGGATAAGGTAGAATGGGTACCGTTAAATCAGTGTGAGTGGTTTGAAGATTTTCGTCCAGTGATGAGTCGTCATCGCTCGAGTAGCAACACGAGCAGCAACAACATTAACAGCAGCCCCTCATTGGGTCATTTAGGAGCTCACTACATTGCAGCAAAGTTCAAGAGGCTCTATTCTTCTCTAACCGGGAAGAAATTGTACGTTTCCGTGGTGAAGGGATTGCAGCCGGATAGTGTCGCTGCAACCCCCGCGTGGGCATCTTACTTGCTATAA
- the LOC126588962 gene encoding RNA demethylase ALKBH10B-like codes for MSMAVGPAVSPTDGAAPVPGPSMMSMPAPVTVVSDAVAKDAIIGWYKGEFAAANAIIDALCGHLTQLSGGGDEYASVFAAIHRRRINWIPVLQMQKYHSIADVMVELRNVGSKVGMEDQKAYVENGGVSRTEEICKSEEVKSCLDEEKVKESDEKVAESNGIGTAADEVADEEASPDSEITDAGSQEAQLNSVNEEICSNHDECEARRTQIKLTKGFSAKESVKGHMVNVVKGLKLYEDIFTDNELCKLTDLVNDLHAAGINGELSGETFILFNKQVKGNRRELIQFGVPIFGQIKEDTTSNMVPIPALLEDVIDHFVLWQLIPEYKRPNGCMINFFEEGEYSQPFLKPPHLDQPIATLLLSESAMAFGRTLLSDNDGNYKGPLMLSLKQGSLLVMRGNSADMSRHVMCPSPNRRVSITFFRVRVHSNQFQSPQSPTNNGAMTLWQPGMVSPYTMPDGAAPNGYEAMDVMPKWGVLRAPVVMLAPVRPMALSPRKVPQSGTGVFLPWTMGSRKPTKHLPPRAQKGRLMAFPSPAESTSEPGISV; via the exons ATGTCGATGGCGGTTGGGCCAGCGGTGTCGCCGACTGATGGAGCCGCCCCGGTGCCGGGACCCTCAATGATGTCGATGCCGGCCCCGGTGACGGTGGTATCAGACGCGGTGGCGAAGGACGCCATTATTGGTTGGTACAAGGGAGAGTTTGCGGCGGCAAACGCGATCATCGACGCCCTCTGTGGGCACCTGACTCAGCTCAGCGGAGGAGGTGACGAGTACGCCTCCGTTTTCGCGGCGATACACCGAAGGAGGATCAATTGGATTCCGGTGCTCCAGATGCAGAAGTACCACTCCATTGCCGATGTGATGGTGGAGCTCCGAAACGTCGGGTCGAAGGTGGGGATGGAGGACCAGAAGGCCTACGTCGAGAACGGCGGCGTTTCGAGAACAGAGGAAATTTGCAAGAGCGAGGAGGTTAAATCGTGTTTGGACGAAGAGAAAGTGAAGGAAAGTGACGAGAAAGTGGCGGAGAGTAATGGAATTGGCACCGCCGCCGACGAGGTAGCCGACGAGGAGGCGTCGCCGGATAGCGAGATTACTGATGCAG GTTCACAAGAAGCGCAGCTCAATTCAGTAAACGAGGAAATATGCTCTAATCATGATGAGTGCGAGGCACGTCGTACCCAGATCAAATTGACTAAAGGTTTCTCAGCAAAGGAGTCGGTGAAAGGGCATATG GTGAATGTCGTGAAAGGGCTGAAGCTATATGAGGACATATTCACTGACAATGAGCTCTGCAAATTGACCGACCTCGTAAATGATCTCCACGCGGCTGGAATTAATGGAGAGCTCTCAG GCGAGACCTTCATTCTGTTCAACAAGCAGGTTAAGGGAAACAGGAGAGAGCTTATTCAGTTTGGCGTTCCAATTTTCGGGCAGATCAAGGAGGATACTACAA GCAATATGGTGCCGATTCCAGCTCTTCTCGAAGATGTGATTGATCACTTTGTACTATGGCAGCTAATTCCAGAGTATAAACGACCGAATGGTTGCATGATCAACTTCTTTGAGGAG ggAGAATATTCACAGCCATTCCTGAAACCACCCCATTTGGACCAGCCCATCGCCACTCTTCTCCTCTCTGAATCAGCAATGGCTTTCGGGCGCACCCTTCTGAGTGATAATGATGGGAACTACAAGGGGCCGCTGATGCTATCACTGAAACAAGG GTCCCTTTTAGTCATGAGGGGAAACAGCGCTGACATGTCACGACACGTGATGTGTCCATCTCCAAACAGAAGGGTGAGCATCACATTCTTCAGAGTCCGAGTACACTCCAACCAGTTCCAGTCGCCCCAAAGTCCAACAAACAATGGTGCCATGACTCTATGGCAACCCGGGATGGTAAGCCCATACACGATGCCAGATGGAGCAGCTCCCAATGGTTATGAGGCAATGGATGTGATGCCCAAATGGGGTGTCCTTCGTGCTCCAGTAGTCATGCTAGCCCCCGTTCGTCCTATGGCATTGAGCCCTCGAAAAGTCCCTCAAAGTGGTACAGGGGTTTTCTTGCCCTGGACCATGGGATCAAGAAAACCAACAAAGCATCTCCCACCTCGCGCCCAAAAGGGACGGCTTATGGCATTCCCTTCCCCTGCAGAGTCCACTTCTGAGCCCGGCATCAGTGTCTAA
- the LOC126589793 gene encoding exosome complex component RRP4 homolog, with amino-acid sequence MKDLQLSLNQTQKVRLHRALEKLESLASKANSNASVTVADSIPVNYEDGLLKGHGTSEVNGEVVATVCGVVERVNKLVYVRSLRARYKPEVGDIIVGRVIEVAPKRWRVEINYSHDAVLMLSSMNLPDGIQRRRTALDELNMRSIFEENDVICAEVRGFQHDGLHLQARSQKYGKLGRGQLLTVPSYLVKRRKQHFHHLENYGIDLILGCNGFIWVGEHVEVTDDMLVDHKSQQHDTKADKNSISPEDQEKNYTTQQTRENICRTANAIRALSTLGFSITVEVIMETVDLSSSINVAIHEMLGAEFCVLVAEKEAVRRSMTKKK; translated from the exons ATGAAAGATTTACAGCTTTCGCTGAACCAAACCCAGAAGGTCCGGCTACATAGAGCTCTCGAAAAGCTCGAGTCTTTGGCTTCAAAGGCCAATTCCAACGCTTCCGTCACCGTCGCCGATTCCATCCCCGTTAACTACGAAGACGGCCTTCTCAA GGGACATGGGACCTCTGAGGTCAATGGGGAAGTTGTTGCGACGGTTTGCGGCGTCGTCGAGAGAGTCAATAAGCTGGTTTATGTGCGTTCTTTAAGGGCCAG GTACAAACCAGAGGTTGGAGATATCATAGTGGGGCGTGTTATTGAG GTTGCTCCGAAGCGTTGGAGAGTGGAGATAAACTATAGCCATGATGCAGTGTTGATGCTTTCTTCGATGAACTTACCTGACGGCATACAG AGGCGCCGAACTGCCCTGGATGAACTCAACATGCGCAGCATTTTTGAAGAGAATGATGTCATTTGT GCTGAAGTTCGTGGTTTCCAACATGATGGTTTACATCTCCAAGCAAGAAGTCAGAAGTATGGAAAG CTTGGAAGGGGTCAGTTGCTCACAGTTCCTTCTTATCTAGTGAAACGACGAAAGCAGCACTTCCATCATCTAGAAAACTATGGCATTGACCTGATACTCGGCTGTAATGGTTTCATCTGGGTTGGTGAACATGTTGAAGTTACTGACGATATGCTAGTAGATCACAAGTCTCAACAACATGATACCAAAGCCGATAAAAATTCCATTAGTCCCGAAGATCAGGAGAAAAACTACACTACGCAACAGACAAGAGAGAACATATGCAGAACTGCAAATGCTATCCGCGCATTGTCTACATTAGGCTTCAGTATTACCGTAGAAGTGATCATGGAGACGGTAGACTTGAGCAGTTCTATAAATGTTGCTATACATGAAATGCTCGGCGCAGAGTTTTGTGTTCTGGTTGCAGAAAAGGAGGCTGTGCGACGAAGCATGACTAAAAAGAAGTAA
- the LOC126588961 gene encoding uncharacterized protein LOC126588961: MNFFKSVFSDDPDPPNPESESETGSHNNPEQEHADPKSPRTQPSPNPTGNTGGWMFGDLIKTLSTRSESVIETYRRDLQEFGLGLKKEIEVAQGSLETVGHVIDEFGNTVLQGTAQILAGDESDSSDAKDQGFSSQQSLNSKRYSRFDAQVRAIQGDASTYCEEPEDLDDYGKWQSGFDLEEKGEEIERLLEENGAMEGIYKSVVPNSVDHESFWCRYFYRVYKLRQAEDARVNLVKRAISIEEDEDLSWDVDDDEYDDNVNNVVLKANSAKSTQVAAESSGKDGIVEDLKVGNEVGEKSSNNVGEGSCVVEEANVASKKDDLAANSELVSKGSEQKVVKEESSSVGESQIVEKKGNDVELSGDKGSEKKMQVEGDSEKKDLPSKLEEKGAVEGKKNVAAGKGSVVEEANVASKKDDLAANSELVSKVSEQKVVKEESSSVGESQIVEKKGNDVELSGGKESEKKMQVERDSAKKDVPSKLEEKAVVEGKKNGAAESGKGNDVPAVSIKSFTPEEEDLGWDEIEDLSSIDDKEVGHGGGSGSPANKAELRKRLSTAAAEEEEDLSWDIEDDDDVPAQA, translated from the coding sequence ATGAATTTCTTCAAATCCGTGTTCTCCGACGACCCAGATCCCCCAAACCCCGAATCCGAATCCGAAACCGGGTCTCACAACAACCCAGAACAGGAACACGCAGATCCGAAGTCCCCACGGACACAACCCAGTCCCAACCCGACCGGCAACACCGGCGGGTGGATGTTCGGCGATCTGATCAAAACCCTATCGACCAGATCCGAGTCGGTGATCGAGACCTACCGCCGCGACCTGCAAGAATTCGGGTTGGGTCTGAAGAAAGAGATCGAGGTGGCTCAGGGGTCGTTGGAAACGGTGGGACACGTCATCGATGAGTTCGGGAACACAGTGCTGCAAGGGACGGCCCAGATCCTCGCCGGCGACGAATCGGATTCCTCCGACGCCAAAGACCAAGGCTTTAGCTCTCAGCAGAGCTTGAATTCGAAACGGTACAGTAGGTTTGACGCTCAGGTGCGTGCGATTCAGGGTGACGCTAGCACTTACTGTGAGGAGCCTGAGGATTTGGATGATTACGGAAAATGGCAATCTGGGTTTGATTTGGAGGAGAAAGGTGAAGAAATCGAGAGGCTTTTAGAAGAAAACGGAGCTATGGAGGGGATTTACAAAAGCGTTGTTCCGAACAGCGTTGATCACGAAAGCTTTTGGTGTAGGTACTTTTATAGGGTTTATAAGCTGAGGCAGGCTGAGGATGCGAGAGTGAATCTCGTTAAGCGGGCGATTTCGATCGAGGAGGATGAGGACTTGAGTTGGgatgttgatgatgatgagtATGATGACAATGTGAACAATGTGGTGTTGAAAGCGAATTCGGCGAAAAGTACTCAAGTGGCTGCTGAAAGTTCTGGCAAAGATGGGATAGTTGAGGACTTGAAGGTTGGGAATGAGGTTGGAGAGAAGAGTTCCAATAATGTGGGAGAGGGGAGCTGTGTCGTTGAAGAGGCGAATGTGGCGTCGAAGAAGGATGATTTAGCTGCGAATAGTGAATTGGTCAGCAAAGGTTCTGAGCAGAAGGTTGTTAAGGAAGAGAGTAGCTCCGTTGGGGAATCTCAAATTGTTGAGAAGAAGGGTAATGATGTGGAGTTGAGTGGTGATAAGGGGTCTGAAAAGAAAATGCAAGTAGAAGGGGATTCTGAGAAGAAAGATTTGCCATCGAAATTGGAGGAGAAAGGGGCAGTGGAAGGGAAGAAGAATGTAGCTGCCGGTAAAGGCAGTGttgttgaagaagcaaatgtgGCGTCGAAGAAGGATGATTTAGCTGCGAATAGCGAACTGGTCAGCAAAGTTTCTGAGCAGAAGGTTGTTAAGGAAGAGAGTAGCTCTGTTGGGGAATCTCAAATTGTTGAGAAGAAGGGTAATGATGTGGAGTTGAGTGGTGGTAAGGAGTCCGAAAAGAAAATGCAGGTAGAAAGGGATTCCGCGAAGAAAGACGTGCCATCAAAATTGGAGGAGAAAGCGGTAGTGGAAGGGAAGAAGAATGGGGCTGCTGAATCCGGCAAAGGCAATGATGTTCCGGCGGTTTCAATCAAGTCCTTTACGCCGGAGGAAGAAGACCTTGGATGGGATGAGATTGAGGATCTTAGCAGCATTGATGATAAAGAAGTTGGCCATGGTGGTGGAAGTGGAAGTCCTGCTAACAAAGCCGAGCTCCGAAAGCGGCTCAGTACTGCTGctgctgaagaagaagaagatttaaGCTGGGATAttgaggatgatgatgatgtacCAGCTCAAGCTTGA
- the LOC126591371 gene encoding probable galacturonosyltransferase-like 4: MAVSSTSHGLLSLLLLILIHLLVFLHYPTHVAATTGIRLGIIRKPSPNVAIFREAPAFQNMDACEHAEKIHIAMTLDSNYLRGTMAAMLSILQHSMCPGIVEFHFLWARFDPEVLSNIQSTFPYLKFNVYRFDSNRVRGKISKSIRQALDQPLNYARIYLADILPVDVKRVLYLDSDLVVVDDVAKLWKVDLQGKVLAAPEYCHANFTQYFTESFWSDSEMSKTFEGRNPCYFNTGVMVVDVDKWRQGEYTKKMEEWMVVQKQKRIYHLGSLPPFLLVLAGDITAVHHRWNQHGLGGDNLEGKCRSLHPGPISLLHWSGKGKPWLRLDSRKPCTVDHLWAPYDLYRSSAHHFEE, from the coding sequence ATGGCCGTCTCATCGACATCTCATGGCCTCCtgtctctcctcctcctcatcctcatccaCCTTCTCGTCTTCCTCCACTACCCCACCCATGTTGCCGCCACCACAGGCATCCGCCTTGGCATCATCCGGAAACCTTCTCCAAATGTTGCCATCTTTCGAGAAGCACCAGCTTTCCAAAACATGGATGCATGCGAGCATGCAGAGAAAATTCACATCGCCATGACACTTGACTCCAATTACCTAAGAGGCACCATGGCGGCCATGCTTTCAATACTGCAGCACTCGATGTGCCCAGGGATTGTCGAGTTCCACTTTCTCTGGGCACGGTTCGACCCGGAGGTGCTCTCCAACATCCAATCCACCTTCCCCTACCTCAAATTCAATGTCTACCGCTTCGATTCGAATAGGGTACGTGGGAAAATATCAAAGTCGATACGCCAAGCCTTGGACCAACCCTTAAACTATGCACGTATTTACCTAGCCGACATACTTCCAGTTGATGTGAAGAGGGTTCTATACCTAGACTCGGACCTTGTGGTTGTGGATGACGTGGCAAAGTTATGGAAGGTTGACTTGCAAGGGAAGGTATTGGCAGCGCCAGAATATTGCCATGCAAACTTCACCCAATATTTCACAGAATCGTTTTGGTCCGACAGTGAAATGTCCAAAACGTTTGAGGGCAGAAATCCTTGCTATTTCAACACAGGGGTGATGGTGGTGGACGTGGATAAATGGAGACAAGGTGAATACACTAAGAAAATGGAGGAGTGGATGGTGGTGCAGAAGCAGAAGCGAATTTACCATTTGGGGTCTTTGCCGCcatttttgttggttttggcCGGAGACATCACGGCCGTTCATCACAGGTGGAATCAGCATGGACTCGGTGGGGACAATCTCGAAGGCAAGTGTAGGAGTTTGCATCCTGGCCCTATAAGCCTGTTGCATTGGAGTGGGAAGGGCAAGCCCTGGTTGAGGTTAGATTCAAGAAAGCCATGCACCGTTGATCATCTGTGGGCCCCATATGATCTCTACCGTTCATCAGCTCATCATTTTGAAGAATGA